One window of the Microtus ochrogaster isolate Prairie Vole_2 chromosome 10, MicOch1.0, whole genome shotgun sequence genome contains the following:
- the Slc46a2 gene encoding thymic stromal cotransporter homolog, whose product MGPGVSCPWGNRLSGFQVRTWIEPVVASTQVAGSLYDAGLLLVVKESFSSEAGGSSNHNASQSIRGHQEDQQQKAISNFYIIYNLVMGLTPLLSAYGLGWLSDRYHRKISICMATLGFLLCRTGLLLKVMLDWPVEVLYGAVALSGLCGGFSAYWSGVMALGSLGCAEGHRSLRLILIDLVLGLAGFCGSMASGHLFKQIVGHSAQGLLLTSCSVGCAAFALFYSLFVLKVPESVSKSNKVYPTVDTVSGMVGTYRTMDPDELGKQDASRNAMTPGKRKTSRTIIALLFVGAIVYDLAVVGTVDVMALFVLKEPLSWNQVQLGYGMASGYIIFITSFLGVLVFSRYFLDTTMIIIGMVSFGSGALLLAFVKETYTFYIARAIMMFALIPITTIRSAMSKLIKDSSYGKVFVILQLCLALTGVVTSTLYNKIYQLTLDKFTGTCFVLSSFLSFLAIVPIGIVAYKQVPRAQGEGVEK is encoded by the exons ATGGGTCCCGGGGTCAGCTGTCCGTGGGGAAACCggctctctggcttccaggtgAGGACTTGGATAGAGCCTGTGGTGGCCTCAACCCAGGTGGCCGGCTCCCTCTACGATGCAGGATTACTCTTGGTAGTGAAGGAGTCCTTCTCATCTGAGGCTGGAGGCTCTTCCAACCACAATGCCAGCCAGTCGATCAGGGGGCATCAGGAGGACCAACAGCAGAAGGCCATCTCCAATTTCTACATCATTTACAACCTCGTGATGGGTCTGACACCGCTGCTGTCCGCCTATGGGTTGGGCTGGCTCAGTGACCGCTACCATCGCAAGATCTCTATCTGCATGGCAACACTGGGTTTCCTGCTGTGCCGCACAGGACTCCTCCTCAAAGTGATGCTGGACTGGCCGGTGGAGGTGTTGTACGGAGCAGTGGCGCTCAGTGGGCTCTGCGGGGGCTTCTCCGCTTATTGGTCCGGGGTCATGGCACTGGGATCCCTAGGCTGCGCTGAAGGCCACCGCTCCTTGCGCCTCATCCTCATTGATTTAGTACTGGGCTTGGCTGGGTTCTGTGGGAGCATGGCCTCGGGGCATCTCTTCAAACAAATAGTTGGGCACTCTGCTCAGGGCCTCCTGTTAACCTCCTGTAGCGTGGGCTGTGCGGCTTTTGCCCTTTTCTACAGCCTTTTTGTGCTGAAGGTCCCTGAGTCTGTGTCCAAGTCCAACAAGGTGTACCCCACTGTAGATACTGTATCTGGCATGGTGGGCACCTATCGAACCATGGATCCAGATGAGCTGGGCAAGCAGGATGCATCCAGGAACGCTATGACTCCTGGGAAAAGGAAGACCTCCCGGACCATCATCGCCCTGCTATTTGTGGGCGCCATTGTCTATGACCTGGCCGTTGTGGGCACAGTGGATGTCATGGCCCTTTTTGTGCTAAAGGAACCTCTCAGTTGGAACCAAGTGCAGCTGGGCTATGGGATGGCTTCTGGGTACATAATCTTCATCACCAGCTTCTTGGGTGTTCTAGTCTTCTCCCGCTACTTCCTGGACACCACAATGATCATAATTGGGATGGTCTCCTTTGGGTCTGGAGCCCTTCTCTTAGCCTTTGTGAAGGAGACATACACGTTCTACATTG CTCGAGCCATCATGATGTTTGCACTTATCCCCATCACGACCATCCGATCAGCCATGTCCAAACTCATAAAGGACTCTTCCTATG GAAAGGTGTTTGTTATATTGCAGCTGTGCCTAGCTCTGACTGGCGTGGTGACATCCACCCTATATAACAAGATCTATCAGCTCACTCTGGACAAGTTCACGGGCACCTGCTTTGTCctatcttcctttctctccttcttggCAATTGTTCCAATTGG